One Tunturibacter gelidoferens genomic region harbors:
- a CDS encoding HEAT repeat domain-containing protein yields the protein MLKYGELPDELAGGLEQHLTECEGCRAELEAFQVFEERLALLPVLEPSPNLLAQSRMRLDDELDMIPPHGFLTQLRTNFYRWLGHVQGAPALATLLLGVGFLAGNFTLRYQMAHAPKPQKPVIVTGPDEGVDRGAVANVTGIVTMPNSELVQVTYNRVVPETMEGSLDSPQIRNLLMVGTRSAAADGVRKQSVELLTSECKLGHACQPTAVDGAEIRNALMVSLRYDQDAGVRMTALQGLQHFVGQDQHVRDAVLEAVMHDSDAQVRKIAIGLLEPVQSDSSVRQVLRTVSTQDANPFIRTASYNALQGSADIQ from the coding sequence TTGTTGAAGTACGGCGAGCTGCCGGATGAGCTGGCTGGGGGGCTGGAACAGCATCTGACCGAATGCGAGGGTTGCCGCGCGGAGCTGGAAGCTTTCCAGGTGTTTGAAGAGCGGTTGGCGTTGTTGCCGGTGCTGGAACCTTCGCCGAATCTTCTGGCGCAGTCGCGGATGCGGCTTGATGACGAGCTGGATATGATTCCGCCACATGGGTTTCTTACTCAACTGAGGACAAATTTCTATCGTTGGCTGGGGCATGTGCAGGGCGCTCCGGCGCTGGCGACACTGTTGCTGGGAGTGGGTTTTCTGGCGGGTAACTTTACGCTGCGCTACCAGATGGCGCACGCTCCGAAGCCTCAGAAGCCGGTGATTGTTACGGGTCCGGATGAAGGCGTTGATAGAGGCGCTGTCGCTAACGTGACCGGGATTGTGACGATGCCGAACTCGGAGTTGGTGCAGGTTACCTACAACAGGGTGGTTCCGGAGACGATGGAGGGGTCGTTGGATAGTCCGCAGATTCGGAACCTGCTGATGGTGGGCACACGTTCTGCTGCTGCAGATGGAGTGCGAAAGCAATCGGTTGAGCTGCTGACGAGCGAATGCAAGTTAGGGCATGCGTGCCAGCCGACCGCTGTAGATGGTGCGGAGATTCGTAACGCTTTGATGGTCTCGCTGCGATATGACCAGGATGCCGGCGTTCGGATGACGGCGCTGCAGGGGTTGCAACATTTTGTGGGGCAGGACCAGCATGTGCGCGATGCGGTGCTGGAGGCAGTCATGCATGATTCGGATGCGCAGGTTCGTAAGATCGCGATTGGGTTGCTGGAGCCGGTGCAGTCGGACTCGAGCGTGCGGCAGG
- a CDS encoding ribonuclease HI family protein has translation MPPRPTPAPSLFAETPASTPSRPQNPKPQNDWINAHCDGGARGNPGPSGYGALIQDDHGNVLAELSEFLGMRTNNFAEYSGLLGCLQYALDHHHPRLRVVSDSELMVKQIQGKYQVKSPDLKPLYEEAKRRIAKLEGFEISHALRHKNKDADRLANEAMDRGMRRTPATGSSTSPSTPPPKATPYPTKSEAPPNPYAKADTMLRGFTKDGVVHILGGTTLPNGVFVKIIRE, from the coding sequence ATGCCTCCTCGCCCGACCCCCGCTCCCAGCCTCTTCGCAGAGACCCCAGCCTCTACTCCGTCCAGGCCTCAAAACCCCAAACCTCAAAACGACTGGATCAACGCCCACTGCGACGGCGGAGCCCGTGGCAACCCCGGCCCCTCCGGCTACGGCGCTCTTATCCAGGATGACCACGGCAACGTCCTCGCTGAACTCTCCGAGTTCCTCGGCATGCGCACCAACAACTTCGCCGAATACTCCGGCCTCCTCGGCTGCCTCCAGTACGCGCTCGACCACCACCACCCCCGCCTCCGCGTCGTCTCGGACTCCGAACTGATGGTCAAGCAGATCCAGGGCAAATATCAGGTCAAAAGCCCTGACCTCAAGCCCCTCTACGAAGAGGCCAAGCGCCGTATCGCAAAACTCGAAGGCTTCGAGATCTCGCACGCCCTCCGCCACAAAAACAAAGACGCCGACCGCCTCGCCAACGAAGCCATGGACCGCGGAATGCGCCGCACACCAGCCACCGGCTCAAGCACCAGCCCTTCCACTCCGCCGCCGAAGGCGACCCCATACCCAACCAAATCCGAAGCCCCACCCAACCCCTACGCCAAAGCCGACACCATGCTCCGCGGCTTCACCAAAGACGGCGTCGTCCACATCCTCGGCGGCACCACCCTCCCCAACGGCGTCTTCGTAAAAATCATCCGCGAATAA
- a CDS encoding RNA polymerase sigma factor yields the protein MNADVAGLNPGGELSSPLAVGLRKRHVSPFATGLLGAAAVESLPAMAKAAAQSGTRNGGKLTQAQLDARAQQRTEDDELIREAQKGQRTAFDALVRRYDQSVLRLALHMLGNEQDAQDVHQEAFIKAYRHLGNFRFECSFYTWLYRIVTNLCLDQLRRRKSRREDPATVLDASGDEMDLMANITDDRAMANPGRELDRKVMSERIGEALNKLTPRERTVFELKHYQGLKLRTIGEMLSTTEETAKNTLFRATRKLRANLAELR from the coding sequence ATGAATGCAGATGTTGCTGGGTTGAATCCTGGCGGGGAGTTGTCTTCTCCGCTCGCTGTGGGGCTCCGAAAACGGCACGTCAGCCCGTTTGCTACGGGATTATTAGGTGCAGCCGCTGTAGAATCGTTGCCAGCGATGGCAAAAGCAGCGGCTCAATCCGGAACCAGGAACGGCGGCAAGCTGACGCAGGCGCAGCTCGACGCTCGTGCCCAGCAGCGGACCGAAGACGATGAACTGATTCGCGAGGCGCAGAAGGGCCAGCGAACTGCGTTCGACGCTCTGGTGCGGCGATATGACCAGTCTGTGCTTCGGCTGGCGCTGCATATGCTCGGTAATGAGCAGGATGCGCAGGATGTCCACCAGGAGGCCTTCATCAAGGCGTATCGACACCTGGGGAACTTCCGGTTCGAGTGCAGCTTTTATACATGGCTTTACCGGATTGTCACAAACCTTTGCCTGGACCAGTTGCGGCGGAGAAAGAGCCGCAGGGAAGATCCGGCGACGGTGCTGGATGCCAGTGGCGATGAGATGGACCTGATGGCCAATATCACGGACGACCGGGCGATGGCGAACCCGGGGCGGGAGTTGGACCGGAAGGTGATGAGTGAGCGGATCGGCGAGGCTTTGAACAAGCTGACACCGCGCGAGCGAACGGTGTTCGAGCTGAAGCACTATCAGGGGCTGAAGCTGCGGACGATTGGCGAGATGTTGAGCACGACAGAAGAGACGGCTAAGAATACGCTGTTCCGGGCTACGCGAAAGCTGCGGGCTAATCTGGCGGAGCTGCGGTAA